One Coccinella septempunctata chromosome 8, icCocSept1.1, whole genome shotgun sequence genomic window carries:
- the LOC123318697 gene encoding acyl-CoA Delta-9 desaturase-like has translation MMPEIFYSDTRTKIAHEPNYRTLWGYVNHEIKWFNVFFLFFVHLYAFKVYFSIRPEHFPMVCWAIFFGSIGGFGVTGGAHRYFTHKCYKATFPLRVLLMLAYTSAGQNTLFDWVRDHRVHHKYSETDADPHNSRRGFFFAHCGWLMMKKHPDVIIKGKTVDCSDVLADPVVRFHQKYFWPLRIFLCFVLPTIIPMYFWGWDLQTSFDSSFGKWVTLLHCTWSVNSVAHMWGTKPYNKDIHPAETKVVSFLSMGEGWHNYHHTFPWDYKASEFSYHFNMTTFWIDVFAKLGWAYDLKQPSKELVKKTIEKFGDGSHFEWGQDVK, from the exons ATGATGCCTGAAATATTTTACAGCGATACGAGAACGAAAATTGCACATGAACCTAATTACAGAACACTTTGGGGATACGTAAATCACGAGATAAAGTGGTTCAATGTGTTCTTTCTGTTTTTCGTACATTTGTACGCTTTCAAGGTGTATTTTTCTATCAGACCAGAACATTTTCCTATGGTATGTTGGG CGATATTTTTTGGCAGTATAGGTGGTTTTGGTGTAACTGGAGGTGCGCACAGATACTTCACACATAAATGCTACAAAGCGACGTTTCCTCTGAGAGTTTTACTCATGTTGGCTTACACCAGCGCAGGACAA aatacaCTGTTCGACTGGGTAAGAGACCACAGGGTACACCACAAATACAGCGAAACCGATGCCGATCCTCACAACTCGAGGAGAGGATTCTTTTTCGCTCATTGCGGATGGTTGATGATGAAAAAACATCCCGATGTTATAATAAAAGGTAAAACGGTCGACTGCAGCGATGTTCTAGCGGATCCGGTGGTTCGTTTTCATCAGAA ATACTTTTGGCCATTGAGAATATTTCTTTGCTTCGTCCTTCCCACTATCATCCCCATGTATTTCTGGGGGTGGGATCTGCAGACAAGCTTCGATAGTTCTTTCGGAAAATGGGTCACTCTTCTTCATTGCACTTGGTCTGTGAACAGCGTAGCACATATGTGGGGTACCAAACCGTACAACAA GGATATACATCCGGCTGAGACTAAGGTCGTATCATTCCTTTCCATGGGTGAAGGATGGCACAATTATCACCATACCTTTCCTTGGGACTACAAAGCCTCCGAATTCAGCTATCACTTCAACATGACCACGTTTTGGATAGATGTTTTCGCCAAACTCGGATGGGCCTACGATCTTAAACAACCATCGAAGGAACTGGTCAAAAAAACAATCGAGAAATTTGGAGACGGATCACATTTTGAATGGGGCCAAGACGTCAAATAA
- the LOC123318752 gene encoding uncharacterized protein LOC123318752, translating to MFDFSDILNTEFTYIPQVLSKYFGKYYSNALCNGCTWLFFIWYILHIGLDYALNEILRKMKYKEYNRIRLKNSLWYLGFYCTLFIHTGDSFFRSRMDVFGFRKTNITTYDDINSDLVMGFMVLFSFFLHSAFWEVMEYDSKTLFLSYILLCCVLLISFILRTLEVAFTLTAFISIAQVSVQSAKLLYVVTKQDNSYLRIIIAVFFGMGVCSFCLSYLVGVPLIFLIPFFRKIITAHLPSGFIPLTLAIGGWYLSEIGNSPLFKLLGHWLFHTEKTNECCGNIVECSLFPPRNDVAYNLLQLRKEIKEREERKLSLRRSSKKGVLVQTIKCMVSLKRKIHAKRAAALQDGIDTNGMENGEEINESQKLLNTDDVENNIKIEKNIMNSFRMAMEKIKQENDGIKRDDASFELEKDSYEIGGTEGIIPNKMNDGDDFGELVTEEGSNLLLQAENSF from the exons ATGTTCGATTTCAGTGATATTTTAAATACGGAATTCACATATATTCCACAAGTTTTATCTAaatacttcggaaaatattacaGCAACGCTTTATGTAATGGATGTACATGGTTGTTTTTTATATGGTATATACTGCACATAGGACTCGACTATGCTCTGAAC GAAATTCTCCGTAAAATGAAGTATAAAGAATACAACAGAATAAGACTGAAAAATTCACTTTGGTATCTTGGTTTCTACTGCACACTGTTTATCCATACAGGCGATAGTTTCTTTAGGAGCCGAATGGATGTTTTCGGTTTTAgaaaaacgaatataacaacATACGACGACATCAACTCCGATCTAGTCATGGGCTTCATGGTTCTCTTTAGTTTTTTTCTTCATAGCGCTTTCTGGGAAGTGATGGAATATGATTCTAAAACGCTTTTTTTATCATACATCTTGCTATGTTGTGTGTTATTGATATCCTTCATTCTCAG gaCACTTGAGGTAGCTTTTACACTGACTGCCTTCATCAGTATCGCTCAAGTGTCTGTTCAATCTGCTAAGCTTCTATATGTGGTTACCAAACAGGATAATTCTTACTTGAGAATCATAATTGCGGTGTTTTTCGGAATGGGAGTTTGTTCATT CTGTTTGAGCTACTTGGTCGGAGTTCCACTTATATTCCTGATTCCGTTCTTTCGGAAGATAATCACGGCCCACCTGCCTTCAGGATTCATTCCTTTGACTTTAGCGATTGGCGGATGGTACCTCAGCGAAATAGGGAATTCG CCTCTCTTCAAACTGCTTGGCCATTGGTTGTTTCACACCGAAAAGACAAACGAATGTTGTGGCAACATAGTGGAATGTTCCCTTTTTCCACCGAGAAATGATGTAGCTTACAATTtgcttcagttgaggaaagaaatcaaagagagGGAAGAAAG GAAACTCTCTTTAAGAAGATCCTCTAAAAAGGGAGTGTTGGTGCAAACAATCAAAT GTATGGTAAGTTTGAAGCGAAAAATTCACGCGAAAAGAGCCGCGGCACTACAAGATGGAATAGATACAAACGGAATGGAAAACGGTGAAGAAATCAACGAGAGCCAAAAATTGTTGAACACGGACGACGTAGAAAATAACATCAAAATCGAGAAGAATATTATGAACTCTTTCAGAATGGCGATGGAAAAAATTAAGCAAGAAAACGACGGTATTAAAAGAGACGACGCAAGTTTTGAGCTGGAGAAAGATTCATATGAAATAGGGGGAACTGAAGGAATAATTCCCAATAAAATGAACGATGGTGACGATTTCGGTGAACTTGTAACAGAAGAGGGGAGTAATCTACTGTTACAAGctgaaaattctttttaa